AACCGGCGAGATACGGGGCGGTTGAGATACCGCGAGACGGGGCCGTCACTGGGCTTGCCCCCTTTATCGAGAATCAGGCGCCGCTCGGCCTCGCGCAGTGCCTCGGGCGTGTCGACATCGAGCCAGGTGTGCCCCGCCACATGAACGATTCGCGCACGACCCTCCCGCGCCAGCTCGCGCAGGCCGTCGGAAAGGCCATGTCGCCCCCCTGCGCCGGCTCGCTCAGCGGCGAGATCGCTCTCCGCGGTCAGCCTGTTGCGAAGATCGATATGGGCGTCTATGGCGCCCGCGGTCACCAAGGCTAGTGCCCGCGACGCGCAGCCATAGCTCCTGATGCCTCTCGCGCTCGCCATAAGGCGAGCGAGCGCGGGAGACGGCGACCAATGATTGAGTTCACAAGAGATCACTGCCATCTCGACCGATTCGACATGCGAGGTCTCGAGACGCCGGTCTCCTTGCCAGGCACCGCCATGCTTTCGCGCCAGAAAAGGTGTCCCTTCATCGAGAGGACCGACGATCGCCGTCTCGACGGAGTTGACGTGCAACGGCGCGCCGATCGGCAACACCGCGCAGGATAGCGCGGACAAGGGGAGCCCCAACGCCCAGTTGTCGGACCCGTCCACCGGATCGAGAATGAGCCGGTGACGAGGCGTGCCGGATCCGATCTTTAGTTGCTCAGCCTCTTCGGAATCAATGATAAGTGGCACAAACAGTCCTTTAAGAAACGTAACTGCCGCATCGTTGGCGGCGAGATCGAACACCTTGACCCCGTCGCCTTTGGCGTTCACCGTTCCGGTGGACGCGCGGCGGCTATCCAACACCGCCGACCGCACCGCGTGATGGAGCGCGGTCAGCTTGTCAGACCACCAGTGTTCCACGCTGCCGCCGACGCGCCCGCTGTCCGAACCGGCGGTGCCATGCCTTCCCCGGGAGGCTCGCCGATCGCAAGCACTATCTGCCAACGCCGGTTTGACCGCTCTGCTCAACCTCCCCCCCGTTCGTATCCATTCCGCGGATGAAGGCTCGACATCGTATGCGGGCAACCGAGTCGCGCGTCTGTTTCGGTGGGCTCTTCATGTAGTAGGCGGAGACCGCTTCCAGAGGACCACCAAGACCACGCTCAAGTCCCAGCTTGGCACAACGGATCGCATCGATGACGACACCGGCACTGTTGGGCGAATCCTGGACCGACAGCCTGAGCTCGAGCTCGATGGGCGCGTCTCCGAAGCCCCGCCCTTCCATCCGGATGAAGCAGACCTTGTTGTCGTCCTGCCACGGCACGTAGTCCGACGGACCGATGTGGATGTTCCTCGCCTCGAGGCGCTCATCGAGTTGCGATTGCACGGATTCTGTCTTGGAGATTTTCTTGGATTTCAAGCGGTCCAACGCCAACATGTTGAGGAAGTCGGTGTTGCCGCCTGTGTTCAGCTGGTAGGTCCGCTCGAGGTTCATCCCGCGATCCCCGAACAGTCGCGTCAGCGTTCGGTGGACAATGGTGGCTCCGACTTGGCTCTTGATATCGTCGCCGATGATCGGCAGGCCTGCCTCGCAGAACTTTCGCGCCCAATCCGGCTGGGAGGCGATGAACACCGGAACGCAGTTGATCATGGCCACGTGCGCCTCGAGGCAGGCCTGCGCGTAGTGGTGCACCGCCTCCTCGGAGCCGACGGGCAAGTAGCAGACCAGAATCTCGGCCTGCGCCTCCTTGAGCGCCGGGGCAATCTCAACCGGGTCTACGTCGGCCGTCCGGAAGGCTTCGTCATCGCCGTAATCGATCATATGAGGAGCCACACCATCGAGGATGGGCCCCATTTGCACCCTGACTCCGGACACGGGCAGCGAACTCTGGAAGATTCTGGTGCAGTTCGGCTTGGCAAAAATGGCCTCTTCTAGCGATCTTCCGACTTTCCGGCGGTCGATGTCGAAAGCGACGACGATCTCGATGTCGCTGCACTTCCAGTCACCGATCTTCGGGTGCATGAGGCCGGCGAGCCCAACGCCATGACGGTGCCTGTAGAACTCGATACCTTGAATCAGGGAACTCGCGCAATTCCCTATGCCAGCAACGGCGACTCTGATTTTCTCCATGCTTGATTCCTTCCCGAGGGTGCCCTCTCCCCATACCGGCTCTGCGATCAGGTCCTCTTGTTGACCGCTCCCGAAACGATTTCAGGATGACGCTGCCCTGGAACCGAAGCTCGTCGATGGAATCCTTACTGTGTGCGACGACGATCAGAGGACGGCCACTACTGCCATACCTCCGCTAGATCGCCACTCACCGAGCCCAGACTCCGCGGCAGACTTAAAAAAGATCATACACTTCTGGCAGTGGGTAGGGGTACGTTTTGAGAGGGGTACGTTTTGAGAGTGTCGTTACCCCATGAAGATGTCCCCATTACGGCATTGTCAAGTTAGGGCATGATCCCCGAACTGCGGCACAAATGTGTCGTGTTCGAAGATACACTCGACCCCAATCCCTTGGGGGCCAGTCAACTGACCTTTCCTGAAGTTGACAATCCTCTTCGGGGCATGTGGCCGCCTCTGGCGAACCGCCTCGGCCCAGCACTCTTGTCCGGTGAAATGAGACTCGTGGCAAAGCTCAAGATCGGTATTCTCGAGATCATCGACGACTCGATTTCGCAGGGTTGGCGCAACCGCGTCTACTCGGCTCAGTTCCGAAA
This DNA window, taken from bacterium, encodes the following:
- a CDS encoding inositol-3-phosphate synthase; this translates as MEKIRVAVAGIGNCASSLIQGIEFYRHRHGVGLAGLMHPKIGDWKCSDIEIVVAFDIDRRKVGRSLEEAIFAKPNCTRIFQSSLPVSGVRVQMGPILDGVAPHMIDYGDDEAFRTADVDPVEIAPALKEAQAEILVCYLPVGSEEAVHHYAQACLEAHVAMINCVPVFIASQPDWARKFCEAGLPIIGDDIKSQVGATIVHRTLTRLFGDRGMNLERTYQLNTGGNTDFLNMLALDRLKSKKISKTESVQSQLDERLEARNIHIGPSDYVPWQDDNKVCFIRMEGRGFGDAPIELELRLSVQDSPNSAGVVIDAIRCAKLGLERGLGGPLEAVSAYYMKSPPKQTRDSVARIRCRAFIRGMDTNGGEVEQSGQTGVGR